Part of the Brevibacillus brevis genome is shown below.
CCGGGGATTCGGGCGGAGATGGGAAGGCAAGCGCTGCTGAGAGCCAAGCAGTTTTCCTGGTATGCGACAGCCCAAGGGTACTTGAACGTATTCGAAAGCGCACTGGGAAAACGTACGGGAGAAGAGGCTTCGCAGGAGAAGCAGCTGCTGCGTAAAACCGGATAAAGCCGTATCCCGCTTCATAGGTGCCAGCCCTTTCTTATGCGGGTGTGGACGTCAGCCCTGTCCAGATTTCGCAAGACGCATACCTTATAAGTATCGCAGAGCACTATTGGGGAGTGATACTTGTGAAAGGGTTAATCTTGTGTGCTGGACGTGGTACGCGACTGCACCCGTTCTCCTATTCGCAGCCCAAAACCCTCCTCCCTGTGGCCAATCATCCAGTATTACACTACTGCATCCGCAAACTGCGTGAAGTGGGTGTCCATGACATCGGGATCGTCATTCACCCTTCCCAAGTGCAAATCCCTCCACTCGTGGGCGATGGTAGTCGATTCGGGGCTACCATTACGTTTATTGAGCAGGAGGAACCATTGGGAATCGCCCATGCCGTCCAATTAGCGCAACCGTTTCTACATGACGAACCGTTTATTTTGTTACTCGGTGACAACTTGTTGATGGATTCGCTGCACGGGCTTACACGTGCGTTTTCAAGTACTTCGTCCGACGGAGTTGTGATGCTAAGTGAAGTGGAGAGACCACAGGACTATGGGATCGCCGAAATACAGGAAGAGCGTCTCGTCTCGGTAGAGGAAAAACCCCGCCAACCAAAGAGCAATCTGGCCGTCATTGGCGCATACCTGTTCACCAAACCCATTTTTGAGTCGATTGCTACACTTCAGCCGTCCGCCCGCGGGGAATACGAAATCACAGACGCGATACAGTCCATGATTGATCGGGGATATCAGATCGTGCACACCGTTACGAGTGGAAAGTATTCCGATGTAGGGACGATTGATCGGTGGCTGGAGGCCAATCGGTGGATGCTGACCAACGATTTGGGCAAGCGCTACCAGGTCGGCGCCGATTCGATCGTGGAGAACTGTGAAATCGTGGGACCTGTCCTGATCGGCGACGGCTGCGAGATCCGGAATTGCCGGTTGGGGCCTTTTGTTTCTATTCAAAATGGCGTGCGATTGAACAATTGTGCACATATTGAAAACAGCATTTTACTCGAGAACAGCTCACTAGAGGATGTCGCCTGGAACGTGACGGACAGCGTGTTTGGCCGTTCTTCCCACTTGAACGGACACTCCAGCGATACGAGCGGCGTCTTCCTTGTAAGCGACAAGTCTTCCATCCGAATTCCAGCTGTCAAGAGGGAGGAGCCATGAGTCCGACCTTTACCGTAGTCATTCCGACGTACAATCGTGCCAAGTTTATTCGAAAGGCGATCCGAAGCGTGATCAAGCAGACCTGCAAAGATTGGAAGCTGCTGATCATGGACGACGCCTCTACGGATAAAACGCGTGTCAAGGTAGAGAAATACTTGTTCTACCCGAATATCACCTACTATCGAATGGAGAAAAACTCGGGCATCTCCAAGGTGATGAACCAGGCGCTGTCGATGGTGGATACCCCATACCTCGTACAGCTGGATTCGGACGATTGGCTGCCGAAACGGACATTGGCGGTTCTCAAGAAGTACATTCATAAAAGCAAACCAAAAACGGCGTTGTATTACGGAAATGTGAAAATTTGGAGGGTAAAACGAGGCAAATACTACAATCCGTTCCTCGTCAAGCACAAGCATTTCCGCAACAAATACCAGTTTCTCAAATACAACCGGTGGATGGTCGCTCCGCGCTGCTACCGGGTGGCGGCCCTGAGGGAGGTCGGCGGCTGGGATACTTCCGACAAATACGAAGGGCGGATCATGGAGGATCGCCGGATCATTCTGCGTCTGATCGAGCGATACCCTGTCCGGTACATCAACAAAAAGCTGTACAATCGAACCAAACACCGCGGCCAACTGACGGACGGCAAAATGAAGCGCAGGCGCAACCACCTCAGGCGAAAAACATTCAAGTACTACCTGAAGCGGTGGGGGAACAAATTCAAACCGGTGTTTACGTACCGGAACGGTTATCTGGTTATCAAACGGCTGAAGAAAGTGAGGCGGCGGCGGCGATGACAAAAGCGCTTGTCACCGGTTGTGCCGGTTTTATCGGGTCTCATTTGACCCAGCGTCTGCTCCAGGATGGGGTGGTGGTCATCGGGGTCGACGGGTTTCTGGATAATTACGATGTGTCGGCAAAGCTGCGCAATTTGGCGGAGATCGGCAGGCATCCGGCCTTTACCTTCCATTCGACAATGCTGCAGACGCAGCGGTGGAACGAATGGCTGGATGGGGTGGACGTCGTGTACCACCTTGCCGCGCTGCCTGGCGTCCGCAACAGTTGGGGAAAGGCTTTCTCCGACTATGTCCATCACAACATCCTGGCGACGCAGCAATTGCTGGAGGCGTGCCTGCAAAGGCCGAAGCCTCCCGTGGTCGTCGCTTCTTCTTCTTCGTCCGTATACGGAACGATGCAGGGCACATTCACGGATGAGTCTGCGCCCCTTCGTCCCGTCTCTCCCTACGGAGTCACCAAGGAAGCGATGGAGCAAATTTGTCGGGTATACGTGAAAGCGCATGGTTTGCCGATCACGATGCTCCGCTATTTCACTGTCTATGGTCCCCGGCAGCGTCCGGATATGGCGTTCCACCGCTTCTTTCGGCAAATGATGAAAGGCGATCCGGTCGTGATCTATGGCGATGGCCAGCAGACAAGGGATTTCACCTTTGTTTCCGATGCGGTAGAAGCCAATATCCTGGCCGCGAAGCACGCAGCGCCCGGGGAGATTTTCAACGTCGGCGGCGATCGGGAAATCAAATTGCTCGATGTGCTGTCCATCATGGGCGGCCTGTTGAACACCACGCCCAACCTTTCCTTCCAAAAGGGGCCGGCTGGCGATTCGCAGCGCACGTGTGCGGACATCCAACTGGCCCAAACACGCCTGGGATACCGGCCGCAAGTTCCGCTTGAAGAAGGACTTCGGTTGCAATTGGCCGACATGCGCGCGCAAGCCAAGGGATAATTCTAGGGAAACGGGAGGCAAGTCGCATGCAGCGGGTCCTCGTTTATCGAAGAAAATTTCTGCCACGGAGCGAAACGTTTATCTACGAGCAATTGCTGGGGCACCAGGCGGTCAAACCGATCGTGCTGACAAGGCAGCGCCCGTTCAATCGCAAACAATTCCCTTATTCGCCGGTCTATGTGCGCAAGCGCTTGGCCGGCCTCTCCACATGGCTCCGGAAAAAAAAGGTGAAGTGTTTGCATGCGAGATTTGGACCTGCCGGCCTGGAGCTGCTCCCGTATGCACGAAAGACAAAATTGCCGCTCATCACTTCGTTTCACGGTTTTGACGCAACCAAGCGAGTCAAGGAAAACCCTGGATACAGACGCAGTTTGCGGCGTCTTTTCCGCAGAGGGAAAGCATTTACGGTTGTCAGCAACCACATGAAAAAAAGGCTGATCCGCCTAGGTTGTCCCGCCAAGAAAATTACCCTCATCCGCTCGGGAATCGATTTGCGAAAATTCCCGATGCAGCCGATCCTGCCGGTAAACGACGGGGAGTATCGCCTGCTCAGCGTAGGGCGCTTGACGGAAAAGAAGGGCATGGACACACTGGTTCGAGCGTTTGCCCGCGTACGCAAGGAATTTCCCCGTGCCAAGTTGATCATCATTGGGGACGGTGAATGGAAGCCGAAGCTGCGGCGGCTGATCAAAAAGCACAAGCTGGGCAAGCGGGTCGTGCTGAAGGGTGCTCAGCCACATCGCGAGGTGCAGCGTCAGCTCGGCAAGTGCCACGTATTCGTGCTTGCATGCAAGACCGCCCGAAGCGGCGACAAGGAAGGCATTCCGAACGTGCTGATGGAAGCGATGGCGACGGGACGGCCGGTCATCTCCACCTACCATTCGGGCATCCCCGAGCTGGTCGTGCACAAGGAAACCGGATATTTGGTGCCGGAGCGCTCACCGACCCAGCTGGGAAAGATGATCAATCACGTACTGGACTCGCAGGATGAGTGGAACCAAATGGCGGCACGAGCCAGGGAGAAAGTGGAGCGCAACCATAACATCGACAAACAGCGGGCCAAACTGGAAGACCTCTACCTGCGAGTGATGGGGAAATCAGCATCGAAGAAGCCCGCCCAAGGCTGAGTAGGGGCGGATCATCAGGAACGATATTTCTTGCTGAATCGGAAAGGGAGAGAAAAGCGTCTCCCTTTCCGATTCAGTGAAATGGATGGGGTGAAACCATGAAGGTTGCCGTTATCGGTACCGGATACGTTGGATTGACGACAGCTGTTTCGCTGGCCATGGGAGGCCATCAGGTCATCGGGATCGATCTGGTCGATTCGAAAATCGCGCAGCTTAGGCAAGGCCGATCACCGATTTACGAGCCGGGATTGGAGGAAGCGCTCGTATCAATGCTCGGGCAGGGCATGCTCGATTTTACCACGAAGATCGCAGATGCACAGGAAGCCGACGTTTTGTTCGTTTGCGTCGGAACACCGGAAGCGGCTGACGGGACAGCGAACTTGAGCTATCTGGAGGCAGCCGTATCCGATGTGCAATCGCTGCAGCGGGTTGCTCCGAGAAGTCGGGTTGTCGTCATAAAGAGTACGGTCCCGGTAGGAACGGGAGACCGGATCGCAAGTGAGCTGCGTGAAAGCAGTGACTTGCACATCGCTTCCAATCCCGAGTTTTTGAGGGAAGGGAGTGCATTGCAGGATGCCCTGCAACCTTCACGCATCGTGATCGGAACAGCAGACGAGACCGCCGCCTCCGTCCTGGAGAAGCTTTATGAAGGAGTATCCGCACCACGCATTGCAACGACGCGGGCGAATGCCGAACTGATCAAGTACGCTTCCAATGCCTTTCTCGCGACCCGCATTTCCTTTATGAACGAGCTGGCGAGATTGAGCGAAGCGCTGGGTACGGACATTACTACAGTGGCACGAGGAATGGGTCTTGACAGCCGCATTGGACCTGAATTTTTGCGGGCGGGTGTCGGCTACGGCGGTTCCTGTTTCCCTAAGGACACGATCGCGCTGCTCCAATTGGCCCAGCAGCATGGAGTGTCCTTAAGCATTTTGGATAAAGCGCGAGAAGTCAACGCCACGCAGCCGATCTGGTTTTTGCAGCAGCTGCACAAACGGCTGCCGGATTTGGCCGGGAAGCAGATTGCTGTTCTGGGGCTGGCGTTCAAGCCGGATACCGATGACATCCGGGAAGCACCTTCTCTCAAAATCCTGGAAGCTCTGCAAAAGGCGGGGGCGAAGGTGGCTGCCTACGACCCGATCGCATCGCCGGCAGTCCGTGCCATTTTCCCGCAAGTTCAGTACGCGGACAGTCCGGCACAAGCATGTCAAGGTGCGCATGCAGCGCTGCTCGTGACGGAGTGGAAGGAGTGCGTCGAGCTGGATTGGAAGTCCATCAAGGCGAGCATGGAATCGCCTCTCCTGTTTGACGGTCGCAATGCATGGCCCTCAACGCAGCTGAGGGAAGCGGGATTTTTCTATACAGGCGTAGGCAAGAGCTGATTTCTCCGAGTGGGGAGAGTCGGCTTTTTTTCTGCCGATTTGAACCGGGAGGCATAATGCGTTAGGATAATCATATGGATGATTTCACCAGCCAGCAAAAGATGAGGGAGTGATCGCGGTGAACAAAAGCAAAACGCTGCCGAAGCGCAGTGAAGTTCCTGCCGAGTACAAATGGAGGCTCGAAGATATTTATTCCACGGATGCCGATTGGGAAAAGGATGTTGAGAAGGCCAAGCAGCTGGCAGACCAAATCGCAGGTCTGAAGGGCAAGATCGGATCGTCCGGAAAAGAGCTGCTGGATGCCCTGACCTTGCAGGACGAACTGCTCAAGACCATGGATCAGGTGTACGTGTACGCCCGGATGCGGCGGGACGAGGACAATGCCAACAGCACCTACCAGGGTCTGACGGATCGAGCCAGCAGCCTGAGCACCCAAGTGTACGGGGCGATTTCTTACATACAGCCGGAAATTTTGGAGATTCCCACGGAGGAGCTGGAGAAGTGGCTGAAGGAAGTGCCGGGCCTTGATCACTATCGGATTTTGCTCGAGGAGATTACGCGTTTCAAGCCGCATACACTGACGTCCGAAGAAGAGGCTCTCCTGGCCAACATCAGCGAGCTGGCTTCGGCTCCATCCAAAATTTACGGAATGCTGAACAACGCGGACATGAAATTCCCCATGATCACCGATGAAAACGGGGAAGAAGTGGAGCTGACGAAAGGCCGCTACACGCAGTTCATGGAGAGCAAGGACAGGCGTGTGCGCAAAGAGGCTTTCGAGGGCCTGTACGCGACCTATGGCAAATTCCGCAATACGATCGCGGCTTCGCTTACTTCCGCAATCAAAGGGGATGTGTTCTACGCACGCACCCGCAAGTATCCTTCGGCATTGTACGCCGCCTTGTTCGCGGACAAGGTGGATGTGTCCGTCTACGACAATCTGATCGCCACCATCCATGAGCATCTGCCGCTCATGCACCGATACATCGCCTTGCGCAAAAAGCTCCTCGGTGTCGATGAGCTTCACATGTATGACTTGTACGTGCCGATCGTGCCGGAAGTGGACATGAAAATTCCGTACGATCA
Proteins encoded:
- a CDS encoding glucose-1-phosphate thymidylyltransferase, encoding MKGLILCAGRGTRLHPFSYSQPKTLLPVANHPVLHYCIRKLREVGVHDIGIVIHPSQVQIPPLVGDGSRFGATITFIEQEEPLGIAHAVQLAQPFLHDEPFILLLGDNLLMDSLHGLTRAFSSTSSDGVVMLSEVERPQDYGIAEIQEERLVSVEEKPRQPKSNLAVIGAYLFTKPIFESIATLQPSARGEYEITDAIQSMIDRGYQIVHTVTSGKYSDVGTIDRWLEANRWMLTNDLGKRYQVGADSIVENCEIVGPVLIGDGCEIRNCRLGPFVSIQNGVRLNNCAHIENSILLENSSLEDVAWNVTDSVFGRSSHLNGHSSDTSGVFLVSDKSSIRIPAVKREEP
- a CDS encoding glycosyltransferase family A protein, translated to MSPTFTVVIPTYNRAKFIRKAIRSVIKQTCKDWKLLIMDDASTDKTRVKVEKYLFYPNITYYRMEKNSGISKVMNQALSMVDTPYLVQLDSDDWLPKRTLAVLKKYIHKSKPKTALYYGNVKIWRVKRGKYYNPFLVKHKHFRNKYQFLKYNRWMVAPRCYRVAALREVGGWDTSDKYEGRIMEDRRIILRLIERYPVRYINKKLYNRTKHRGQLTDGKMKRRRNHLRRKTFKYYLKRWGNKFKPVFTYRNGYLVIKRLKKVRRRRR
- a CDS encoding NAD-dependent epimerase/dehydratase family protein, which gives rise to MTKALVTGCAGFIGSHLTQRLLQDGVVVIGVDGFLDNYDVSAKLRNLAEIGRHPAFTFHSTMLQTQRWNEWLDGVDVVYHLAALPGVRNSWGKAFSDYVHHNILATQQLLEACLQRPKPPVVVASSSSSVYGTMQGTFTDESAPLRPVSPYGVTKEAMEQICRVYVKAHGLPITMLRYFTVYGPRQRPDMAFHRFFRQMMKGDPVVIYGDGQQTRDFTFVSDAVEANILAAKHAAPGEIFNVGGDREIKLLDVLSIMGGLLNTTPNLSFQKGPAGDSQRTCADIQLAQTRLGYRPQVPLEEGLRLQLADMRAQAKG
- a CDS encoding glycosyltransferase; translated protein: MQRVLVYRRKFLPRSETFIYEQLLGHQAVKPIVLTRQRPFNRKQFPYSPVYVRKRLAGLSTWLRKKKVKCLHARFGPAGLELLPYARKTKLPLITSFHGFDATKRVKENPGYRRSLRRLFRRGKAFTVVSNHMKKRLIRLGCPAKKITLIRSGIDLRKFPMQPILPVNDGEYRLLSVGRLTEKKGMDTLVRAFARVRKEFPRAKLIIIGDGEWKPKLRRLIKKHKLGKRVVLKGAQPHREVQRQLGKCHVFVLACKTARSGDKEGIPNVLMEAMATGRPVISTYHSGIPELVVHKETGYLVPERSPTQLGKMINHVLDSQDEWNQMAARAREKVERNHNIDKQRAKLEDLYLRVMGKSASKKPAQG
- a CDS encoding UDP-glucose/GDP-mannose dehydrogenase family protein, which gives rise to MKVAVIGTGYVGLTTAVSLAMGGHQVIGIDLVDSKIAQLRQGRSPIYEPGLEEALVSMLGQGMLDFTTKIADAQEADVLFVCVGTPEAADGTANLSYLEAAVSDVQSLQRVAPRSRVVVIKSTVPVGTGDRIASELRESSDLHIASNPEFLREGSALQDALQPSRIVIGTADETAASVLEKLYEGVSAPRIATTRANAELIKYASNAFLATRISFMNELARLSEALGTDITTVARGMGLDSRIGPEFLRAGVGYGGSCFPKDTIALLQLAQQHGVSLSILDKAREVNATQPIWFLQQLHKRLPDLAGKQIAVLGLAFKPDTDDIREAPSLKILEALQKAGAKVAAYDPIASPAVRAIFPQVQYADSPAQACQGAHAALLVTEWKECVELDWKSIKASMESPLLFDGRNAWPSTQLREAGFFYTGVGKS
- the pepF gene encoding oligoendopeptidase F produces the protein MNKSKTLPKRSEVPAEYKWRLEDIYSTDADWEKDVEKAKQLADQIAGLKGKIGSSGKELLDALTLQDELLKTMDQVYVYARMRRDEDNANSTYQGLTDRASSLSTQVYGAISYIQPEILEIPTEELEKWLKEVPGLDHYRILLEEITRFKPHTLTSEEEALLANISELASAPSKIYGMLNNADMKFPMITDENGEEVELTKGRYTQFMESKDRRVRKEAFEGLYATYGKFRNTIAASLTSAIKGDVFYARTRKYPSALYAALFADKVDVSVYDNLIATIHEHLPLMHRYIALRKKLLGVDELHMYDLYVPIVPEVDMKIPYDQAVETIKKALHPLGEEYGRVLEEGFTNGWIDVHENEGKTSGAYSWGAYTTHPFVLMNYQDNVNNMFTLAHEMGHALHSYHSNHAQPYTYADYKIFVAEVASTLNEALLMHYLLETTTDKQQRMFLINYYLEQFRGTVFRQTMFAEFEKIVHEKEEKGEPLTADSLSEIYRELNVAYHGPDMVVDSQIDLEWARIPHFYRNFYVYKYATGFSAATSLSKQILEEGQPAVDRYLQFLKGGSSDYPLNLLKKAGVDMTSPEPIREGLAVFKELLDELEQLAAGK